The genomic DNA CGTCTGGGCGCTGCCGCGGCTGTCGGTGCGCTGCGGCGTCGCCCCGGTCGCCGCGCTGTGGCTCGGCGCGGCCAATCCCCTGGTGCTGTTCCACCTGGTGGGTGGCGTGCACAACGACGCGCTGATGATCGGGCTGATGCTGGCCGGACTCGAGTTCGCGTTGCGCGGGATCGAGGACTGCGTCACCTTCGACGGACGTGCCTACGCGTGGCTGATCGGCGGTGCGCTGACCATCGCGCTCTCCTCGTCGATCAAGATCACCTCGATCATCGCGATGGGATTCGTCGGGATGGCCCTGGCCAGACGCTGGGGCGGAGGTCTGCGAGCGCTGCTCACCGCGGCGGCGCTGCTGGGGGCGATAGCGCTGGGGGCGACCTTGTTCGTCAGCGCGGTCAGCGGGCTGGGCTTCGGCTGGATCCACACCCTCAACACCGCCAGCGCGGTCCGCAGCTGGATGTCGTTGCCGACCGCCATCGGGGTGATCACCGGATTCGGCGGCGTGCTGCTCGGACTGGGCGACCACACCACAGCGCTGCTGAGCATCACCCGGCCGATCGCCGCCACGGTCGCGGCGTTCATCACGGTGCGCATGCTGGTGGCCACGGGGACCGGCCGCCTGCACCCGGTCGGCGCGCTCGGCGTCTCGCTCGGCGCGATCGTGCTGCTCTTCCCGGTGGTGCAGCCCTGGTACCTGCTGTGGGCCATCGTGCCACTGGCGGCCTGGGCCACCCGGCCGGTGTTCCGGTTGCCCGCGGTGGCGCTGTCCGCGGTGGTCAGCGTGCTGCAGATGCCGCGCGGAGCCGACCTCGAGGTGTTCCAGATCGTGGGCGCGGCGATCGCCACCGCGGTGGTGTGCGTGCTGTTCATCGTGCTCACGCGCAATTCCCTGCCGTGGCGGGCCCCGACGGGGGTGTCGGCTCGGTCACAGCAGAGCACGGCTTACGGTGTCTCTTCGTGAGCGCAGCCACCGGACCCGCCGTGTGCGTCGAGGACGTCGTCAAACATTACGGCGACACGACCGCCGTCGACGGGATCGGTTTCGAGGTCCAGCAGGCGCAGGTGCTGGCGCTGCTCGGCCCCAACGGCGCGGGCAAGACGACCACCGTGGAGATGTGCGAGGGCTTCGTCCGTCCCGATTCCGGCCGGGTTCGCGTGCTCGGCCTGGACCCGATCGCCGACTCCGAGCGGTTGCGAGCGCGGATGGGCGTGATGCTGCAGGGCGGCGGCGCCTATCCGGGCTCGCGGGCCGGGGAGATGCTCGATCTGGTCGCTTCCTACTCCGCCGACCCGCTCGATCCCGACTGGCTGCTGGGCGTACTGGGGCTGCGTGACAACCGCAAGACCCCCTACCGGCGGCTGTCCGGCGGTCAGCAGCAGCGCCTGGCCTTGGCCTGCGCGCTGGTCGGCCGCCCGGAAATCGTGTTCCTCGACGAGCCCACCGCCGGCCTGGACGCCCAGGCGCGGTTGATCGTCTGGGAGATCATCGACGCGCTGCGCCGCGACGGGGTCAGCGTGGTGCTGACCACGCACATGATGGACGAAGCCGAGCAACTCGCCGATCAGCTGGTCATCATCGACCACGGCCGCATCGTCGCCTCGGGCACGCCCGCCGAGGTGACCGCGCACGGCGCCGCCGGGCAACTGCGCTTCACCGCGCCGCCCAGGCTGGATCTGGAGCTGCTGCGCAGCGCGCTGCCCGAAGGCTTCACCCCGCGCGAGACCACGCCGGGCTGTTACCTGATCGAGGGTGAGATCGACCCGCAGGTGCTGGCGACGGTGACCTCCTGGTGCGCCAGGATGAACGTGCTGGCCACCGACATCAGGATCGACCAGCGCCGGCTCGAGGACGTCTTCCTGGAACTGACCGGACGGGATCTGCGCGGATGACCCAGCACGACCTGACCCCGAACCGCTTCGCCGCGGGCACCTTCGCACCCGATCCCCGGCCGAGCACCCGCGCTGCCATGCTGACCGCGCAGACCCGCCTCGAGCTCAAGCTGCTGCTGCGCAACGGGGAGCAACTGCTGCTGACCATGCTCATCCCGATCACCTTGCTGGTCGGTATGGCGCTGCTGCCTTTCGGCGAGGTGGCCGACACCAAGATCGACACGATCGTGCCCGCGGTGATGATGGTCGCGGTGATGTCGACCGCCTTCACCGGGCAGGCCATCGCCGTCGGCTTCGACCGCCGCTACGGCGCGCTGAAAAGGCTGGGCGCCACCGCGTTGCCGCGCTGGGGGATCATCGCCGGCAAGTGCGCGGCGGTGCTCATCGTGGTCGTCCTGCAAGCGGTCCTGCTGGGTCTGATCGGAGTCGCGCTGGGCTGGCGCCCCGGACTCGGCGGACTCGCGCTGGGCGCGGTGATCATCGCGCTCGGCACCGCGATGTTCGTGGCCATGGGACTGCTGCTCGGCGGCACCCTCAAGGCCGAGATCGTGCTGGCCCTGGCCAATATCCTGTGGTTCGTGATGCTCGGCATCGCCAGCATCGTCTTCGCCTCCGACGACCTGCCCGCCGCGGTGAACATCCTGGTGCGGCTGGTGCCCTCGGGCGCGCTCGCCGAAACGCTCGAGCAGGCGCTGGCGGGCGCCGTGGATCTGTTCGGCGTGGCGGTGTTGCTGCTCTGGGGGCTGGCTTCCGGCGCGCTGGCCGCGCGCTGGTTCCGGTTCGAATGACCCGCGCCCGCGTGCGCTCCGAACCGTCGTAACGACGCGATGTAGTAGACCGGGTGCGAGCGCGTGCGCGCCGGTGGCTACCATCGTCGAGTGCTGTATCGCGCCTTCCTGGGACTCGTCGACAAGCTCCCGTTGCCCTCGCTGCGAGCGCAACGGCTGATCGCCCTCGCGGTGATCCTCAGTCAGGCCGGGATCTCGGTGACCGGCGCGGTCGTGCGCGTCACCGCCTCCGGGCTGGGCTGCCCGACCTGGCCGCAGTGCTTCCCCGGGTCGTTCACCCCGATCGGAGTCGGCGAGGTCGCCGTCATCCACCAGGCCGTGGAGTTCGGCAACCGATTGCTGACCTTCCTGGTCACCCTCTTCGCCGCGCTGGTGGTACTCGCGGTGACCAGGGCCCGCCGCAGGCGTTCGGTGCTGGTGTACGCGTGGCTCATGCCGGGCGGCACCGTCGTACAGGCGATCATCGGCGGCATCACCGTGCTCAGCGGCCTGCTGTGGTGGACCGTCGCGGTGCACCTGCTGGCCTCGATGGTGATGGTCTGGCTGGCGGTCGTGCTCTACGCCGAGATCGGCGAACCCGACGACGCCGACGTGGTAGCCCATGTCCCCGCTCCCCTGCGCTGGCTCACCGCGCTCAGCGGTGTCGCGCTGTCTGCCGTGCTGATCAGCGGCACCCTGGTGACCGGCGCCGGACCGCACGCCGGCGACAAGAGCATCGACCGGCCGGTGGAGCGGCTCGAGGTGGAGATCGTCACCCTCGTGCACCTGCATTCCCAGCTGCTCGTCGGCTATCTGGCGCTGCTGATCGGCCTCGGCTTCGGCCTGTTCGCGGTCGGCATCACCCGCGCGATCCGCACCCGGCTGTTCGTCGTGCTCGGCCTCGTCTGCGCGCAGGCGCTCATCGGTTTCGTCCAGTACCTCACCGATGTTCCGGAAGTGCTGGTCATCATGCACGTGGCGGGCGCGGCCGCGTGCACCGCCGCCACCGCCGCACTGTGGGCCTCGCTGCGTACCCGTCAGCGCGTGGACGCGCCCGTTGCCGGCGATCAGGCGGTGTCGCCGGTCTGACCGACCGCGGGCGGACCGTCCACCACCACCGAATAGCCCGCGGCGCGCAGCACCCGAGCCAGCAGTTCCATCTCCACCGAGGTACCGGTGCAGCCGACCGTGCGCGCCTCGGCGACTTTCGAGTTCACCTCGAACAGGCCACCGCCCTCGTCGTAGCGACGTAGCAGGCCGAGCAGGAGCGCGTCGTCGTCGAAGGGACCGCCGGCCACCCGCAATCTGCTCGGGCCGTGCGCGGCCAGCAGAGCCGAGCGCACGTAGTCGTCGGGGCCGTCCGAGCAGGTGGCCCAGCCGTTCCCGCAGGCGCACCGGCTCTCGATCTCCGAGCGCAATCGCCCCTCGATGATGGCCTCACGCACCGCGCAGCGCATGACACCCCCGCATCGGTCGCAGATCGTGCCCGCCACCACCGATTCACTGCTCACTTGCCGTGCCATCCCGCTGTCGATCATCTCGACGCGTGCCGACCGGTTCTCTCCGTACAGCCGCGTAGGCAGCACGCTAACCCGACGGGTGGCGGACCGACAAGGAATGCGACACTCGCGGTGCAAGACTCACCGCGAGCAGGCGAAACAGTGGCTATCCCCCGCGAAGGCTCAACCGCGACGGAGATTCCCCGCGACCTGTTCGGTCGGGGGACTATTTCTCGTTACGCGCCTTCGGGAACCGCTTCTGCTTGGCGACCCAGCCGGCCATCCGCGACCAGTGCCCAGGGCGCGGCGTGACGACCGAGGTCAGCTCGCGGTCCCAGCCCTCGCCCAGCGTGAGGCCGTCGACGATCTCGACGAGCTTGTGGGCGGTGGCCTCGTCGGCGACGACCCGGTCGCCGAGGACGCCGTCGGCGCCGACCAGAGTGACCCGGACGCCGGCCTGACCGATGTACTGCAGGACGGCCGTGGCCGATCCACCGTGCTCAGCGACGAAGCCCTTGACCGATCTCACCACGGAGCTCGGCACTTCTACACGGGCAGGGGCGGTCTCAACGCTCATGCGATGGAGTTTACCGATCGGTAGGACATCCCCGGCGGCCGACCTGTCCGGTTCGCCGCGTCCACGTCCGGGTAGAACTGGACTCATGCGCGCCATTCAGGTTTCCGAACACGGCGGACCCGGAGTTCTCGTCGCCACCGAGCTGCCGGAACCCACGATCGGCCCGGATCAGGTGCTGGTCGACACGCAGGCGATCGGCGTCAACTTCATCGACACCTACCTCCGCACCGGCATCTATCCCCAGGACGTTCCCTACGTGCCCGGGTCCGAGGGCACCGGCGTGGTGACCGCTGTGGGTTCGCAGGTACATGATCTCGCTGTGGGTGACCGGATCGCC from Nocardia higoensis includes the following:
- the mptB gene encoding polyprenol phosphomannose-dependent alpha 1,6 mannosyltransferase MptB; its protein translation is MAVLEGARRRIRTLGRRALGLDVPAADHTIAVLHRDESEVPELDRKEVVQLDRIRLLGATGAVLMAISALGIGAQPVQQNPTSGMRVLGIFARAHTGSLAMCMIGAVVVVLAWLLLGRFAIGNFGGTPRHRLTRSQMDRTLLLWIIPLSVAPPLFSNDVYSYLAQSEIAARGIDPYKEGPVAGLGIDNVLTNNVPTIWRDTPAPYGPLFLWMGRGIAELTGDNIILGVWVHRVLALAGVALIVWALPRLSVRCGVAPVAALWLGAANPLVLFHLVGGVHNDALMIGLMLAGLEFALRGIEDCVTFDGRAYAWLIGGALTIALSSSIKITSIIAMGFVGMALARRWGGGLRALLTAAALLGAIALGATLFVSAVSGLGFGWIHTLNTASAVRSWMSLPTAIGVITGFGGVLLGLGDHTTALLSITRPIAATVAAFITVRMLVATGTGRLHPVGALGVSLGAIVLLFPVVQPWYLLWAIVPLAAWATRPVFRLPAVALSAVVSVLQMPRGADLEVFQIVGAAIATAVVCVLFIVLTRNSLPWRAPTGVSARSQQSTAYGVSS
- a CDS encoding ABC transporter permease, producing MTQHDLTPNRFAAGTFAPDPRPSTRAAMLTAQTRLELKLLLRNGEQLLLTMLIPITLLVGMALLPFGEVADTKIDTIVPAVMMVAVMSTAFTGQAIAVGFDRRYGALKRLGATALPRWGIIAGKCAAVLIVVVLQAVLLGLIGVALGWRPGLGGLALGAVIIALGTAMFVAMGLLLGGTLKAEIVLALANILWFVMLGIASIVFASDDLPAAVNILVRLVPSGALAETLEQALAGAVDLFGVAVLLLWGLASGALAARWFRFE
- a CDS encoding COX15/CtaA family protein, which gives rise to MLYRAFLGLVDKLPLPSLRAQRLIALAVILSQAGISVTGAVVRVTASGLGCPTWPQCFPGSFTPIGVGEVAVIHQAVEFGNRLLTFLVTLFAALVVLAVTRARRRRSVLVYAWLMPGGTVVQAIIGGITVLSGLLWWTVAVHLLASMVMVWLAVVLYAEIGEPDDADVVAHVPAPLRWLTALSGVALSAVLISGTLVTGAGPHAGDKSIDRPVERLEVEIVTLVHLHSQLLVGYLALLIGLGFGLFAVGITRAIRTRLFVVLGLVCAQALIGFVQYLTDVPEVLVIMHVAGAAACTAATAALWASLRTRQRVDAPVAGDQAVSPV
- a CDS encoding ABC transporter ATP-binding protein, giving the protein MSAATGPAVCVEDVVKHYGDTTAVDGIGFEVQQAQVLALLGPNGAGKTTTVEMCEGFVRPDSGRVRVLGLDPIADSERLRARMGVMLQGGGAYPGSRAGEMLDLVASYSADPLDPDWLLGVLGLRDNRKTPYRRLSGGQQQRLALACALVGRPEIVFLDEPTAGLDAQARLIVWEIIDALRRDGVSVVLTTHMMDEAEQLADQLVIIDHGRIVASGTPAEVTAHGAAGQLRFTAPPRLDLELLRSALPEGFTPRETTPGCYLIEGEIDPQVLATVTSWCARMNVLATDIRIDQRRLEDVFLELTGRDLRG